In a single window of the Streptomyces cinnabarinus genome:
- a CDS encoding SSI family serine proteinase inhibitor has translation MTLSTTVKAGTAKAGRAGVRGALSAAASLLVLATVPAHAADLETLPGNWLRLTLTTGDEQSSDTRGTLLMCDPPQGHGRAAEACRDLAAVHGDIDALGPEDTVCPMIYAPVTARASGQWNGRPVEYARTFGNSCEMAAWTGAVFALDSGRIAGLPGLD, from the coding sequence ATGACACTTTCCACCACTGTGAAGGCGGGCACCGCGAAGGCGGGACGGGCCGGGGTCCGCGGGGCCCTGTCGGCGGCGGCCTCGCTCCTCGTCCTCGCGACGGTCCCGGCGCACGCCGCCGACCTGGAGACCCTCCCGGGCAACTGGCTCCGGCTCACGCTCACCACGGGCGACGAGCAGTCCAGCGACACCCGCGGCACCCTCCTGATGTGCGACCCGCCCCAGGGCCACGGGCGCGCGGCGGAGGCCTGCCGGGACCTGGCGGCGGTCCACGGCGACATCGACGCCCTGGGGCCCGAGGACACCGTCTGCCCGATGATCTACGCGCCGGTCACCGCCAGGGCGAGCGGCCAGTGGAACGGCCGGCCGGTCGAGTACGCGCGGACCTTCGGCAACTCCTGCGAGATGGCGGCCTGGACCGGGGCGGTGTTCGCCCTCGACAGCGGTCGGATCGCCGGGCTGCCGGGCCTGGACTGA
- a CDS encoding M14 family zinc carboxypeptidase codes for MSLLPELRYPTVTEVVSSARALAAQRPGLCTLRQVGVSRAGRPLHLMSVGRARPAVLVVAGAHANEQTGGPTLLALAERVLHERALRADTSWHFLLCADPDGTSLHVTPAPRNLFDYHLGFFRPAGPEQPEWSPAVLPPDRLPPETRALTGVIDEVRPYLQATLHGTDLGGSWVQLTKDVPGLAEPFAKSAAELNIPVETGASDAAGWPASGPGVHVMPAPGAGAAYPSMPDDARHSTWHHVHRYGGLTAVVEVPMWASDLVDDPVPHPAPAAALRRLADRLVRDALEVERVYADALPRLNGLDGPLLRAARWALELVPGLAADWRHTAPADNTRAYIGSVDAFARRLPLRSAAMLLRVLLAADDRAAPRLERLVAQWSSSFERRFRARWVPLAHQVEHQSRTVVAAALHARDRAM; via the coding sequence GTGAGTCTCCTGCCGGAGCTGCGCTACCCCACGGTGACCGAAGTCGTCTCCTCGGCCCGGGCGTTGGCGGCCCAACGACCGGGCCTGTGCACTCTGCGGCAGGTGGGTGTGTCGCGGGCGGGCCGCCCTCTGCACCTGATGTCCGTGGGCCGCGCCCGCCCCGCCGTGCTGGTGGTCGCGGGGGCCCACGCCAATGAACAGACCGGCGGCCCGACCCTGCTGGCGCTCGCCGAACGCGTCCTGCACGAACGGGCGTTACGGGCCGACACCTCGTGGCACTTCCTGCTCTGCGCCGACCCCGACGGGACGAGCCTGCATGTCACGCCGGCGCCGCGGAACCTGTTCGACTACCACCTCGGGTTCTTCCGGCCCGCGGGCCCGGAGCAGCCGGAGTGGTCGCCCGCCGTGCTCCCGCCGGACCGGCTGCCGCCCGAGACCCGCGCCCTCACCGGCGTCATCGACGAGGTGCGGCCCTACCTCCAGGCAACCCTGCACGGCACCGATCTGGGCGGCAGCTGGGTGCAGTTGACGAAGGACGTGCCCGGTCTCGCCGAGCCGTTCGCCAAGTCGGCGGCGGAGCTGAACATCCCGGTGGAGACGGGCGCCTCGGACGCCGCGGGCTGGCCCGCGTCCGGGCCCGGGGTGCATGTGATGCCCGCGCCGGGGGCGGGGGCCGCCTACCCGAGCATGCCGGACGACGCACGGCACAGCACCTGGCACCACGTCCACCGGTACGGCGGACTGACGGCGGTCGTGGAGGTGCCGATGTGGGCGAGCGACCTGGTGGACGACCCGGTACCGCATCCGGCGCCGGCCGCGGCGCTGCGGCGGCTCGCGGACCGGCTGGTGCGGGACGCGCTGGAGGTGGAGCGGGTGTACGCCGACGCGCTGCCCCGGCTGAACGGCCTCGACGGGCCGCTGTTACGGGCCGCGCGGTGGGCGCTGGAGCTGGTGCCGGGGCTCGCCGCGGACTGGCGGCACACGGCGCCCGCGGACAACACCCGCGCGTACATCGGCAGTGTGGACGCCTTCGCACGCCGGCTGCCGTTGCGGTCCGCGGCGATGCTGCTGCGGGTGCTCCTTGCGGCCGACGACCGTGCGGCGCCGCGTCTGGAGCGGCTCGTGGCGCAGTGGAGCAGTTCCTTCGAGCGGCGCTTCAGGGCCCGGTGGGTGCCCTTGGCGCACCAGGTCGAGCACCAGTCCCGCACGGTCGTGGCGGCGGCGCTGCACGCGCGTGACCGGGCGATGTGA
- the treY gene encoding malto-oligosyltrehalose synthase — MTPERPDPVAPTATYRLQLQPDFPFAAAAEAVPYLASLGVSHLHLSPVLEAVPGSTHGYDVVDHARVREELGGEDGLRALSRTAREHGLGLVVDIVPNHMAMAPRHNHALWEVLREGPKSPYARWFDIDWEAQGGQVLLPVLGGPLGQELVRLEVDGDVLRYYDQTFPLREGTGDLPLPQLLDAQWYRPAWWRLARTELNYRRFFSISELIGVRVEDPEVFEATHDKILALLHEGVLDGLRVDHPDGLADPDGYLRRLHEATGGRWTVVEKILSDGERLPAAWPVAGTTGYDALRHIDGLFTDPAGFGELLGQYRRFAAPQTDRGGQWEATVRRAAYKVVTHELAAETERLTRVAERVCATSPEPALRDRAPWALRTALQELLVRMEVYRPYASGDPGAVVTEEAAAEARHAFVVPEEAGAVDVVRALVLGRAGEGPDQAEFRTRFAQTASALRAKSVEDTAFYRYVPLLSATEVGGSPGSPAVSPEDFHTYCARVQRDWPAMGVVVSTHDTKRSADVRAALAVLTECPEWWADVLAEVTRTGEGVPDAQLAWAAWQTVFGLGPADPERVRTALLKHVREAGLFTSWTEQEPPYEDAVAAFVAAGPCGPPGAHVAALRDRLAPQIRANLLGTALLHLTMPGVPDVYQGTEGEYRALVDPDNRRPAKFPPPAAGEKDTVTSAALRLRARRPAAFGDAATYGPLTAEGPAAAHCVAFSRSDEVVAAVTRLSLRLAQAGGWRETRLPLPPGRWVDVLAPEREFSGYARVEELFGRLPVVLLERA, encoded by the coding sequence ATGACACCTGAGCGACCTGACCCGGTGGCGCCCACGGCCACGTACCGGTTGCAGCTGCAGCCCGACTTCCCGTTCGCCGCCGCGGCCGAGGCGGTGCCGTACCTGGCCTCGCTCGGCGTCTCGCATCTGCATCTGTCCCCCGTGCTGGAGGCGGTGCCGGGCTCCACGCACGGCTACGACGTCGTCGACCACGCGCGGGTGCGCGAGGAGCTGGGCGGCGAGGACGGCCTGCGCGCGCTGTCGCGCACCGCGCGGGAGCACGGGCTCGGCCTGGTCGTGGACATCGTCCCCAACCACATGGCCATGGCGCCGCGGCACAACCACGCCCTGTGGGAGGTGCTGCGCGAGGGTCCCAAGTCGCCGTACGCGCGCTGGTTCGACATCGACTGGGAGGCGCAGGGCGGGCAGGTGCTGCTGCCGGTGCTGGGCGGGCCGCTCGGGCAGGAGCTGGTCCGCCTGGAGGTCGACGGCGACGTACTGCGCTACTACGACCAGACGTTCCCGCTGCGCGAGGGCACCGGGGACCTGCCGCTGCCGCAGCTGCTGGACGCCCAGTGGTACCGGCCCGCGTGGTGGCGGCTGGCCCGGACCGAGCTGAACTACCGCCGGTTCTTCAGCATCTCGGAGCTGATCGGGGTGCGGGTGGAGGACCCGGAGGTGTTCGAGGCCACGCACGACAAGATCCTGGCGCTGCTCCACGAGGGCGTGCTCGACGGGCTGCGCGTGGACCATCCCGACGGGCTCGCCGACCCCGACGGGTATCTGCGGCGGCTGCACGAGGCGACCGGGGGCCGCTGGACGGTCGTGGAGAAGATCCTCTCGGACGGCGAGCGGCTGCCCGCCGCCTGGCCGGTCGCCGGGACCACCGGCTACGACGCCCTGCGGCACATCGACGGCCTGTTCACGGACCCGGCCGGGTTCGGGGAACTCCTCGGTCAGTACCGCCGGTTCGCGGCCCCGCAGACCGACCGGGGCGGGCAGTGGGAGGCGACGGTGCGGCGGGCCGCGTACAAGGTCGTCACGCACGAGCTGGCCGCGGAGACCGAGCGGCTGACCCGGGTGGCGGAGCGGGTGTGCGCCACCTCGCCGGAGCCCGCGCTGCGCGACCGGGCGCCGTGGGCGCTGCGCACCGCGCTCCAGGAGCTCCTGGTCCGCATGGAGGTCTACCGGCCCTACGCCAGTGGTGACCCCGGCGCCGTCGTCACCGAGGAGGCGGCCGCCGAGGCGCGGCACGCCTTCGTCGTCCCGGAGGAGGCCGGTGCCGTCGACGTCGTGCGCGCGCTGGTGCTGGGGCGCGCCGGTGAGGGTCCCGACCAGGCCGAGTTCCGTACCCGGTTCGCGCAGACGGCGTCGGCGCTGCGGGCCAAGTCCGTGGAGGACACAGCCTTCTACCGCTATGTGCCGCTGCTGTCGGCGACCGAGGTGGGCGGCAGTCCGGGGAGTCCCGCGGTGTCCCCGGAGGACTTCCACACGTACTGCGCGCGCGTGCAGCGCGACTGGCCGGCCATGGGGGTCGTCGTGTCGACGCACGACACCAAGCGCAGCGCCGACGTCCGGGCCGCGCTGGCGGTGCTCACCGAGTGCCCCGAGTGGTGGGCGGACGTGCTGGCCGAGGTGACCCGCACCGGCGAGGGCGTGCCCGACGCGCAACTGGCGTGGGCGGCCTGGCAGACCGTGTTCGGGCTCGGCCCCGCGGACCCGGAGCGGGTGCGGACGGCGCTGCTGAAGCATGTGCGGGAGGCGGGGCTGTTCACCAGCTGGACGGAGCAGGAGCCGCCGTACGAGGACGCGGTGGCGGCCTTCGTCGCGGCGGGGCCCTGCGGTCCGCCGGGGGCGCATGTGGCCGCCCTGCGCGACCGGCTGGCGCCACAGATCCGGGCGAACCTGCTGGGCACGGCCCTGCTCCACCTGACGATGCCGGGCGTGCCGGACGTGTACCAGGGCACGGAGGGCGAGTACCGGGCGCTGGTGGACCCGGACAACCGGCGGCCCGCGAAGTTCCCGCCTCCGGCGGCCGGGGAGAAGGACACGGTGACCTCTGCGGCCCTGCGGCTGCGCGCCCGCCGCCCGGCTGCCTTCGGGGACGCGGCGACGTACGGCCCGCTCACCGCGGAGGGACCGGCGGCCGCCCACTGCGTCGCCTTCTCCCGCTCGGACGAGGTCGTCGCGGCGGTGACCCGGCTGTCGCTGCGACTCGCGCAGGCGGGCGGCTGGCGGGAGACGCGCCTGCCGCTGCCGCCGGGGCGGTGGGTCGACGTACTGGCTCCGGAACGGGAGTTCAGCGGGTACGCACGCGTGGAGGAGCTGTTCGGGCGGCTTCCGGTGGTGTTGCTGGAGCGGGCGTGA
- the glgX gene encoding glycogen debranching protein GlgX — protein MQVWPGEAYPLGATYDGAGTNFAVFTESADRVELCLLHDDGSETAVELRESDAFVRHAYVPGVMPGQRYGFRAHGPYAPDRGLRCNSAKLLLDPYAKAVSGSIRWGEEVYGYHFEAPDERNDLDSAPHTMSSVVVNPYFDWGDDRRPRTEYHHTVIYEAHVKGLTMRHPGLPEELRGTYAALAHPAIIEHLTELGVTALELMPVHQFVNDHRLVDMGLNNYWGYNTIGFFAPHNAYASWGDRGQQVLEFKSAVKALHEAGIEVILDVVYNHTAEGSHLGPTLSFRGLDNLSYYRLTDDRRHYMDTTGTGNSLLMRSPHVLQLIMDSLRYWVTEMHVDGFRFDLAATLARQFHEVDRLSSFFDLVQQDPVVSQVKLIAEPWDVGEGGYQVGNFPPLWTEWNGKYRDTVRDLWRGEPRALAEFASRLTGSSDLYQDDGRRPLASINFVTCHDGFTLHDLVAYNHKHNQANGEDNRDGESHNRSWNCGAEGETDDPAVLELRSRQIRNFMATLMLSQGVPMISHGDEFARTQRGNNNAYCQDSELAWLKWPDPAREDDGELLDFTRAMVWLRRDHPVFRRRRFFHGRPVEGTHDDLSDIAWFTPEGKEMAHRDWNSAQASALTVFLNGNAISEPGPRGERITDDSFLLMFNAAPRTLDFVVPVNHGRQWQVVVDTARVEGVPAGTGPKVQAGDRLTLVDRSMVVLQRPV, from the coding sequence ATGCAGGTCTGGCCTGGAGAGGCGTATCCACTCGGTGCCACCTACGACGGCGCCGGCACGAATTTCGCGGTCTTCACGGAGTCCGCGGACCGAGTAGAGCTGTGTCTGCTGCACGACGACGGCTCGGAGACGGCGGTGGAACTGCGGGAGAGCGACGCGTTCGTCCGGCACGCGTATGTGCCGGGTGTGATGCCCGGGCAGCGGTACGGCTTCCGGGCGCACGGGCCGTACGCCCCCGACCGCGGGCTGCGCTGCAACTCCGCGAAGCTGCTGCTCGACCCGTACGCCAAGGCGGTCAGCGGTTCGATCCGGTGGGGCGAGGAGGTGTACGGCTATCACTTCGAGGCGCCCGACGAGCGCAACGACCTGGACTCGGCGCCGCACACCATGTCGTCGGTCGTGGTCAACCCCTACTTCGACTGGGGCGACGACCGGCGCCCGCGCACCGAGTACCACCACACGGTGATCTACGAGGCCCACGTGAAGGGCCTGACGATGCGTCACCCGGGGCTGCCGGAGGAGCTGCGCGGCACCTACGCGGCGCTGGCGCACCCGGCGATCATCGAGCATCTGACCGAGCTGGGGGTGACGGCGCTGGAGCTGATGCCCGTCCACCAGTTCGTGAACGATCACCGTCTGGTGGACATGGGCCTGAACAACTACTGGGGCTACAACACGATCGGCTTCTTCGCCCCGCACAACGCCTACGCCTCCTGGGGCGACCGCGGCCAGCAGGTCCTGGAGTTCAAGTCGGCGGTCAAGGCGCTGCACGAGGCCGGGATCGAGGTGATCCTGGACGTCGTCTACAACCACACCGCCGAGGGCAGCCATCTGGGCCCGACGCTGTCCTTCCGGGGCCTGGACAACCTCTCCTACTACCGCCTCACCGACGACCGCCGCCACTACATGGACACCACGGGCACCGGGAACTCCCTGCTCATGCGGTCCCCGCACGTCCTTCAGCTGATCATGGACTCGCTGCGGTACTGGGTCACCGAGATGCATGTCGACGGCTTCCGCTTCGATCTCGCGGCCACCCTGGCCCGGCAGTTCCACGAGGTGGACCGGCTGTCGTCGTTCTTCGACCTGGTGCAGCAGGATCCGGTGGTCTCCCAGGTGAAGCTGATCGCCGAGCCCTGGGACGTGGGCGAGGGCGGCTACCAGGTGGGCAACTTCCCGCCGCTGTGGACCGAGTGGAACGGCAAGTACCGCGACACCGTGCGGGACCTGTGGCGCGGCGAGCCGCGCGCGCTCGCGGAGTTCGCCTCCCGGCTGACCGGCTCCTCCGACCTGTACCAGGACGACGGGCGGCGGCCGCTGGCCTCCATCAACTTCGTCACCTGCCACGACGGCTTCACCCTGCACGACCTGGTGGCGTACAACCACAAGCACAACCAGGCCAACGGCGAGGACAACCGGGACGGCGAGAGCCACAACCGGTCCTGGAACTGCGGCGCGGAGGGCGAGACCGACGATCCCGCGGTGCTGGAGCTGCGGTCCCGTCAGATCCGTAACTTCATGGCGACGCTGATGCTGTCCCAGGGCGTGCCGATGATCAGTCACGGCGACGAGTTCGCGCGCACCCAGCGGGGCAACAACAACGCCTACTGCCAGGACAGCGAGCTGGCCTGGCTGAAGTGGCCGGACCCCGCGCGGGAGGACGACGGCGAGCTGCTGGACTTCACCCGCGCGATGGTGTGGCTGCGCCGGGACCATCCGGTCTTCCGGCGGCGCCGCTTCTTCCACGGGCGGCCGGTGGAGGGCACCCACGACGACCTGTCGGACATCGCCTGGTTCACTCCCGAGGGCAAGGAGATGGCCCACCGGGACTGGAACTCCGCTCAGGCCTCCGCGCTGACGGTGTTCCTCAACGGCAACGCGATCTCCGAGCCCGGCCCGCGCGGGGAGCGCATCACCGACGACTCCTTCCTACTGATGTTCAACGCGGCGCCGAGGACCCTGGACTTCGTGGTGCCGGTCAACCACGGCCGCCAGTGGCAGGTGGTGGTCGACACCGCGCGCGTGGAGGGCGTGCCCGCGGGCACCGGCCCGAAGGTGCAGGCCGGGGACCGGCTGACGCTGGTGGACCGGAGCATGGTGGTGCTCCAGCGGCCGGTCTAG
- a CDS encoding Tat pathway signal sequence domain protein encodes MRRTVHRHLGKVVAGAAIALAGTAAMVAVTLPGTAGADETGGTNTGAQQGAQGQARGEGQDQAVAPGVVQEAPADGDKGTGRDPLTDDELTRVEQIALNQQLFRSSEDVDGDRGPQRLGIDLAEPEADELDDPSAPRRADVTFYDYKDDTLVIKTVNLDTGKVERTGTERGVQPPLSRSENTEAVKILLASPLSAGLKADYKDATGKELTSPDQLEIDSMVFRAAQGAQPAALDKCGEHRCTRLFPKALNGPWIDMRHLVIDLSARTVAELDR; translated from the coding sequence GTGCGCAGGACAGTGCACCGCCATCTGGGCAAGGTGGTGGCCGGTGCGGCCATCGCCTTGGCCGGGACCGCGGCCATGGTCGCGGTCACACTGCCGGGGACGGCAGGGGCGGACGAAACGGGAGGCACGAACACGGGGGCCCAGCAGGGCGCCCAGGGACAGGCGCGGGGCGAGGGCCAGGACCAGGCCGTCGCACCCGGCGTCGTCCAGGAAGCACCGGCCGACGGGGACAAGGGCACGGGGCGCGACCCGCTCACCGACGACGAACTGACCCGCGTCGAGCAGATCGCGCTGAACCAGCAGCTCTTCCGGTCCAGCGAGGACGTCGACGGGGACCGCGGTCCCCAGCGGCTCGGCATCGACCTCGCCGAGCCGGAGGCCGACGAGCTCGACGACCCGTCCGCGCCCCGGCGCGCCGACGTGACGTTCTACGACTACAAGGACGACACGCTCGTCATCAAGACGGTCAACCTCGACACCGGCAAGGTCGAGCGGACCGGCACCGAGCGCGGCGTCCAGCCGCCGCTCAGCCGCTCCGAGAACACCGAGGCCGTGAAGATCCTGCTGGCCAGCCCGCTCAGCGCGGGTCTGAAGGCGGACTACAAGGACGCCACCGGCAAGGAGCTGACCTCACCGGACCAGCTGGAGATCGACAGCATGGTCTTCCGGGCCGCTCAGGGCGCGCAGCCCGCGGCGCTCGACAAGTGCGGAGAGCACCGCTGCACGCGGCTGTTCCCGAAGGCCCTCAACGGGCCGTGGATCGACATGCGGCACCTGGTGATCGACCTGAGCGCCCGCACGGTCGCCGAGCTCGACCGCTGA
- a CDS encoding copper amine oxidase codes for MRVNRVSRARTRTALAALAVAGLTAGAAAGAGPATAQPKAAPAAAPDCSAAYRIEQKLSNGTTWRMCWRHEAMAGMILEDITYQPPGESKPIKVLNSSKLAQIHVPYDDGSEEYDDVTSYYFGDGLENLAAGECPGGTIRTVKVRAPESTDTRNVKGLCTTTRARGHAYRMLNQPMQGGQKLYQKQGKDLLVYAVNKVSWYEYITEWRFSDDGTIHLNVGATGSLAPQDYDAGDGRGWPIGKGPKARALSHSHNVFWKLDFGLDGSSKGRIEQYDSKVTPQAPGDRAPTNKTTATKITKETAGDAKNMRWWRVVSATGKNKDGHPRSYELVAGPNAKYSGRGFTKHDVYFTQYNKCEQYASNNKGNCPTGHPKSVDKWVNGQTLTNPSVWVNVGFHHIARDEDQQPMPVHWQGFSLAPRDVTAMNPLTPAELAGANGRLD; via the coding sequence ATGCGCGTCAACAGAGTGAGCCGGGCCCGTACGCGGACGGCCCTGGCCGCCCTCGCCGTGGCCGGCCTGACGGCGGGCGCGGCCGCGGGCGCCGGTCCGGCCACCGCCCAGCCCAAGGCGGCGCCCGCCGCCGCCCCGGACTGCAGCGCGGCCTACCGCATCGAGCAGAAGCTCTCCAACGGCACGACCTGGCGCATGTGCTGGCGCCACGAGGCCATGGCCGGAATGATCCTGGAGGACATCACCTACCAGCCGCCCGGCGAGAGCAAGCCGATCAAGGTCCTCAACAGCTCCAAGCTCGCCCAGATCCACGTGCCGTACGACGACGGCTCGGAGGAGTACGACGACGTCACGAGCTACTACTTCGGCGACGGTCTGGAGAACCTGGCCGCGGGCGAGTGCCCGGGCGGCACCATCCGGACCGTCAAGGTCCGGGCGCCGGAGTCCACCGACACCCGTAACGTCAAGGGCCTGTGCACCACGACACGCGCGCGTGGGCACGCGTACCGCATGCTCAACCAGCCCATGCAGGGCGGCCAGAAGCTCTACCAGAAGCAGGGCAAGGACCTGCTCGTCTACGCCGTCAACAAGGTCAGCTGGTACGAGTACATCACCGAGTGGCGCTTCTCGGACGACGGCACCATCCACCTGAACGTCGGCGCCACCGGCAGCCTGGCGCCGCAGGACTACGACGCCGGGGACGGCCGGGGCTGGCCGATAGGCAAGGGGCCCAAGGCCCGGGCGCTCAGCCACAGCCACAACGTCTTCTGGAAGCTCGACTTCGGCCTGGACGGCTCCTCCAAGGGCCGTATCGAGCAGTACGACTCGAAGGTCACCCCGCAGGCCCCCGGTGACCGCGCGCCGACCAACAAGACCACCGCCACCAAGATCACCAAGGAGACGGCGGGCGACGCCAAGAACATGCGGTGGTGGCGGGTGGTGAGCGCGACCGGCAAGAACAAGGACGGCCACCCCCGCTCCTACGAGCTCGTCGCCGGTCCCAACGCCAAGTACTCCGGCCGCGGGTTCACCAAGCACGACGTGTACTTCACGCAGTACAACAAGTGCGAGCAGTACGCCAGCAACAACAAGGGCAACTGCCCCACCGGGCACCCCAAGTCGGTGGACAAGTGGGTCAACGGCCAGACCCTGACCAACCCCTCGGTCTGGGTGAACGTGGGCTTCCACCACATCGCCCGGGACGAGGACCAGCAGCCCATGCCGGTCCACTGGCAGGGCTTCTCGCTCGCCCCGCGTGACGTCACCGCTATGAATCCGCTCACTCCCGCCGAGCTGGCCGGAGCGAACGGCCGCCTCGACTGA
- a CDS encoding SAV2148 family HEPN domain-containing protein, with protein MGSGGLELPPGDEGHEGNSTDVPPGTVSLARPMDAGAIGPELDWDADAWREVRTRAQRAGRAYIWLNLVEQRLRAVVAAVLRPIYEPVHGDDWVVAAAGPAGQEWVQRAAAVREVSRRKGYLLDPADDNVLSFLTLPQLRELMVQHWPCFEPYLDERRDVELALDELEVTRNVVSRNRALSEAVLNQAERASARLLDALGASGDVPSARRLPVDAVEDLVGDRYGDVVAVHPDRVRLLRQFPAEDIFGGARRLDALGIGLNLLVQNFSGRRLVRLAESGCRVRLLFLNPASSAVKRRERELGIKRGELSRSVEMNILHMRRVRARLRDPGAFEIQVYDETPRFTAYLVDGDGSDGIAVLQSYLRRTRGMEAPVLVLRGGNRVVKSGEPDDSGLFPTYREEFEVAWADSRPVS; from the coding sequence GTGGGCTCGGGAGGGCTGGAGCTGCCCCCTGGTGACGAGGGTCACGAGGGGAACTCCACAGACGTCCCGCCCGGCACGGTGTCCCTGGCGCGTCCCATGGACGCGGGCGCCATCGGACCGGAGCTGGACTGGGACGCCGACGCCTGGCGCGAGGTGCGGACCCGCGCCCAACGGGCCGGCCGGGCCTACATCTGGCTGAACCTCGTCGAACAGCGGCTGCGCGCGGTCGTGGCCGCTGTACTGCGTCCCATCTACGAACCCGTCCACGGCGACGACTGGGTGGTCGCCGCGGCGGGACCGGCCGGACAGGAGTGGGTGCAGCGCGCGGCCGCCGTACGCGAAGTCAGCCGCCGCAAGGGCTACTTGCTGGACCCGGCCGACGACAACGTCCTCAGTTTCCTGACGCTGCCGCAGCTGCGCGAGCTGATGGTGCAGCACTGGCCGTGCTTCGAGCCCTATCTGGACGAGCGCCGGGACGTCGAACTCGCCCTGGACGAGCTGGAGGTGACCCGGAACGTCGTCTCCCGCAACCGGGCGCTCTCCGAAGCGGTGCTCAACCAGGCCGAACGGGCCTCGGCACGGCTGCTGGACGCCCTCGGCGCGAGCGGTGACGTCCCCTCCGCGCGCCGGCTGCCGGTCGACGCGGTCGAGGACCTGGTGGGCGACCGGTACGGCGATGTGGTGGCCGTCCACCCCGACCGGGTGCGGCTGCTGCGGCAGTTCCCGGCCGAGGACATCTTCGGCGGGGCCCGCCGCCTGGACGCCCTCGGCATCGGCCTCAATCTCCTGGTCCAGAACTTCTCCGGGCGGCGCCTGGTGCGCCTCGCCGAGTCCGGCTGCCGGGTGCGGCTGCTGTTCCTCAACCCGGCCTCCAGCGCGGTCAAGCGGCGCGAGCGGGAACTGGGCATCAAGCGCGGGGAATTGAGCCGCTCGGTGGAGATGAACATCCTGCACATGCGCCGGGTCCGCGCCCGGCTGCGAGACCCCGGGGCCTTCGAGATCCAGGTCTACGACGAGACCCCGCGCTTCACCGCCTACCTTGTCGACGGCGACGGCTCGGACGGCATCGCGGTCCTTCAGTCCTATCTGCGCCGCACGCGGGGCATGGAGGCGCCGGTGCTGGTGCTGCGCGGCGGGAACCGGGTGGTCAAGTCGGGCGAGCCGGACGACAGCGGGCTCTTCCCGACCTACCGCGAGGAGTTCGAGGTGGCGTGGGCGGATTCGCGGCCTGTGTCCTGA
- a CDS encoding 3'-5' exonuclease yields MGWHRELLIGFDLETTGTDPREARIVTGAVIEVRAGQTLGRREWLADPGVEIPADAVAVHGISNERAAAEGRPADQVAGAIADVLVGYWRTGVPVVAYNAAFDLSLLSAELRRHGLPSLRERLGGQDPAPVIDPYTIDRWADRYRRGKRNLEAVCAEYGVRLDSAHDASADALAAARLACAIADRHPKIAALGPAELHRRQIEWYAEWAADFQDFLRRKGESDAVIDGTWPLRAPADEPV; encoded by the coding sequence ATGGGCTGGCACCGTGAGCTGCTGATCGGATTCGACCTGGAGACGACCGGCACGGATCCGCGCGAGGCGCGCATCGTCACCGGGGCCGTGATAGAGGTCAGGGCCGGGCAGACGCTGGGGCGCCGGGAGTGGCTGGCGGATCCCGGCGTGGAGATCCCGGCGGACGCGGTCGCCGTGCACGGCATCAGCAACGAACGCGCCGCCGCCGAGGGCCGCCCCGCCGACCAGGTGGCGGGCGCCATCGCCGACGTCCTGGTCGGGTACTGGAGGACGGGGGTGCCGGTCGTCGCGTACAACGCCGCCTTCGATCTGAGCCTGCTCTCCGCCGAACTGCGGCGCCATGGACTGCCGTCGCTGCGCGAGCGGCTCGGCGGCCAGGACCCCGCGCCCGTCATCGACCCGTACACCATCGACCGCTGGGCCGACCGCTACCGCCGCGGCAAGCGGAACCTGGAGGCGGTCTGCGCGGAGTACGGCGTCCGGCTCGACTCCGCCCACGACGCCTCGGCCGACGCCCTCGCCGCGGCCAGGCTCGCCTGTGCCATAGCCGACCGCCACCCCAAGATCGCGGCCCTCGGCCCGGCGGAACTGCACCGCCGCCAGATCGAGTGGTACGCCGAGTGGGCGGCGGACTTCCAGGACTTCCTGCGCCGCAAGGGCGAGTCGGACGCGGTGATCGACGGCACCTGGCCGCTGCGGGCGCCGGCGGACGAGCCGGTCTGA